One window of the Streptomyces asoensis genome contains the following:
- a CDS encoding bifunctional lytic transglycosylase/C40 family peptidase, which translates to MTVRKAWIVATAAVSAGAAFMMALVIGVYLVGGSATSGVGGAGRALAKGAVPAAYRTLVEKWGNRCSAINPALLAAQLYQESGFNPRAQSAAAAQGIAQFIPGTWATHGIDGDGDGDRDVWDPNDAIPSAASYDCQLASYVKDVPGDATHNMLAAYNAGAYAVIKYGGVPPYSETRNYVKTITTLAESFAAPVSRVDPSEQAAGAIYYAQKKLGTPYLWGGNGTADQGGRFDCSGLSKAAYASVGITLPRVANDQYNAGPHPQRSELLPGDLVFFSTDPNNSRAIHHVGIYVGGGYMINAPYTGAVIRFDPIDTAEYFGATRVTEDGAKALPTTV; encoded by the coding sequence TTGACGGTGCGTAAGGCGTGGATCGTGGCGACCGCTGCCGTCAGTGCCGGTGCCGCCTTCATGATGGCGCTCGTCATCGGGGTGTACCTCGTCGGCGGGAGCGCCACGAGCGGGGTGGGCGGTGCGGGCAGAGCACTGGCCAAGGGTGCCGTGCCCGCCGCCTACCGGACGCTCGTGGAGAAGTGGGGCAATCGGTGCTCCGCCATCAACCCCGCGCTGCTCGCCGCCCAGCTCTACCAGGAGAGCGGGTTCAACCCGAGGGCGCAGAGCGCCGCCGCCGCGCAGGGGATAGCGCAGTTCATCCCGGGCACCTGGGCCACGCACGGCATCGACGGCGACGGCGACGGCGACCGCGACGTCTGGGACCCGAATGACGCGATTCCATCGGCCGCGTCCTACGACTGCCAGCTCGCCTCGTACGTGAAGGACGTCCCCGGAGACGCCACGCACAACATGCTCGCCGCCTACAACGCGGGGGCCTACGCGGTCATCAAGTACGGGGGCGTACCGCCGTACAGCGAGACCCGGAACTACGTGAAGACGATCACGACCCTGGCGGAGTCCTTCGCCGCGCCCGTCAGCCGGGTGGATCCGTCCGAGCAGGCCGCGGGGGCCATCTACTACGCCCAGAAGAAGCTCGGGACGCCCTATCTCTGGGGTGGCAACGGCACCGCTGACCAGGGAGGACGGTTCGACTGCTCCGGGCTGTCCAAGGCCGCCTACGCGAGCGTCGGGATCACGCTGCCGCGGGTCGCCAACGACCAGTACAACGCGGGGCCGCATCCGCAGCGGAGTGAGCTGCTGCCGGGGGACCTGGTGTTCTTCTCCACCGATCCGAACAACTCGCGGGCCATCCATCACGTGGGGATCTACGTGGGGGGCGGGTACATGATCAACGCGCCCTACACGGGGGCCGTCATCCGGTTCGACCCCATCGACACGGCCGAGTACTTCGGGGCCACGCGTGTCACCGAAGATGGCGCGAAAGCGCTGCCCACGACCGTCTGA
- a CDS encoding FAD-binding oxidoreductase, translating to MERRTFITGGTAAVAAAATACKASGGSADASAPATGGSTTAPLTTTSVAAPANWAALARDLDGTLVRPGEASWAAARQLYNTRFDNLKPAAVAYVAHADDIRTVLAYARAHKIKAAIRNGGHSYGGWSSGDGRLIVDVSKLNRVRASGTSAVVGAGSKLIDVYRALAAKGVTIPAGSCPTVGVSGLVLGGGHGVVSRAYGLTCDSLTRATIITADGKQLTADATTNKDLFWALRGAGNGNFGIVTELEFKTHPAPQAVTGYLTWPWSKAAAVVKAWQEWGPSQPDEIWSSLHLANATGGTPTISVAAFCIGTYGQLQNAVDRLADRVGAPATNVSLRRRTYEAAMEIYAGCSSFSSDAQCHLPGSTPGRSPQGALGRETYAARSDFFDVSLSAAGIQTLLKQMQSVRGGSGSIALTALGGAVNRVSPTATAFVHRRSRMLAQYIGAWRAGTTGTAAQSWLNTAHKAMAPYASGAAYQNYADPTLTNWRKAYYGEALPRLTQLKKQYDPNGFFSYPQAL from the coding sequence ATGGAACGGCGTACGTTCATCACGGGCGGCACGGCCGCGGTCGCGGCAGCGGCGACCGCGTGCAAGGCGAGCGGCGGCAGCGCGGACGCCTCCGCCCCGGCCACCGGGGGCAGCACCACGGCCCCCCTGACCACGACCAGCGTCGCCGCCCCCGCCAACTGGGCCGCACTCGCCCGCGACCTGGACGGCACCCTGGTCCGCCCCGGCGAGGCCTCCTGGGCCGCGGCCCGCCAGCTCTACAACACCCGCTTCGACAACCTCAAGCCGGCGGCGGTGGCGTACGTCGCCCACGCCGACGACATCCGCACGGTTCTGGCGTACGCCCGCGCCCACAAGATCAAGGCCGCGATCCGCAACGGCGGCCACTCCTACGGCGGCTGGTCCTCGGGCGACGGCCGGCTGATCGTCGACGTCTCCAAGCTGAACCGGGTCCGGGCAAGCGGCACTTCGGCCGTGGTCGGCGCGGGTTCGAAGCTGATCGACGTCTACCGGGCGCTCGCCGCGAAGGGCGTGACGATCCCGGCGGGCTCCTGCCCGACGGTCGGCGTCTCCGGCCTGGTGCTGGGCGGCGGCCACGGCGTCGTCTCCCGTGCCTACGGCCTGACCTGCGACAGCCTCACCCGGGCCACGATCATCACCGCGGACGGCAAGCAGCTCACCGCCGACGCGACGACGAACAAGGACCTGTTCTGGGCCCTGCGCGGAGCCGGCAACGGCAACTTCGGCATCGTCACGGAGCTGGAGTTCAAGACCCACCCCGCGCCCCAGGCGGTGACGGGCTACCTCACCTGGCCCTGGTCGAAGGCGGCGGCGGTGGTGAAGGCCTGGCAGGAGTGGGGCCCGTCCCAGCCCGACGAGATCTGGTCCTCCCTCCACCTGGCGAACGCGACCGGCGGCACCCCCACCATCTCCGTCGCCGCGTTCTGCATCGGCACGTACGGCCAGCTCCAGAACGCGGTCGACCGCCTCGCGGACCGGGTGGGCGCCCCCGCGACGAACGTCTCCCTCCGCCGCCGTACGTACGAGGCGGCGATGGAGATCTACGCCGGCTGCTCGTCGTTCTCCTCCGACGCCCAGTGCCATCTGCCGGGCTCCACGCCGGGCCGCTCCCCGCAGGGCGCGCTGGGCCGGGAGACGTACGCGGCCCGCTCGGACTTCTTCGACGTCTCGCTCTCGGCGGCGGGCATCCAGACCCTCCTCAAGCAGATGCAGTCGGTGCGGGGCGGCTCGGGCAGCATCGCCCTCACCGCGCTGGGCGGCGCGGTGAACCGGGTCTCGCCGACGGCCACGGCGTTCGTCCACCGCCGCTCGCGCATGCTGGCGCAGTACATCGGTGCATGGCGGGCCGGCACGACGGGGACGGCGGCCCAGTCCTGGCTGAACACGGCGCACAAGGCGATGGCCCCGTACGCCTCGGGCGCGGCCTATCAGAACTACGCGGACCCGACCCTCACGAACTGGCGCAAGGCGTACTACGGCGAGGCACTTCCGCGCCTGACGCAGCTGAAGAAGCAGTACGACCCGAACGGCTTCTTCAGCTATCCCCAAGCCCTCTGA
- a CDS encoding inorganic phosphate transporter, protein MDTFALIVTIGVALGFTYTNGFHDSANAIATSVSTRALTPRAALAMAAVMNLAGAFLGSGVAHTVSKGLIETPDGSKGMGILFAALVGAIVWNLVTWYFGLPSSSSHALFGGMVGAALAGGTEVIWSGVLDKVVIPMFVSPVVGLIVGYLVMTAILWMFRRSNPHKAKRGFRIAQTVSAAGMALGHGLQDAQKTMGIVVMALVIGDVQGADDPIPVWVKIACAVMLSLGTYAGGWRIMRTLGRKIIELDPPQGFAAETTGASIMFTTAFLFKAPISTTHVITSAIMGVGATKRINAVRWGVAKNIVLGWFITMPAAGFVAACAFWVVNVAFL, encoded by the coding sequence ATGGACACCTTTGCTCTGATCGTGACCATTGGCGTTGCGCTCGGATTCACTTACACGAACGGTTTTCACGACTCCGCGAACGCTATTGCCACGTCCGTTTCGACTCGGGCGCTGACGCCTCGGGCGGCGCTGGCCATGGCGGCGGTGATGAACCTCGCCGGCGCGTTCCTCGGGAGTGGGGTCGCGCACACCGTCAGCAAGGGGCTGATCGAGACGCCCGACGGCTCGAAGGGGATGGGGATCCTCTTCGCCGCGCTGGTCGGGGCGATCGTCTGGAACCTTGTCACCTGGTACTTCGGGCTTCCCTCGTCGTCCTCGCACGCGTTGTTCGGTGGCATGGTGGGCGCGGCGCTCGCCGGTGGTACGGAGGTCATCTGGTCCGGCGTCCTCGACAAGGTCGTCATCCCGATGTTCGTCTCGCCGGTCGTGGGGCTCATCGTCGGCTATCTGGTGATGACGGCCATTCTGTGGATGTTCCGCCGGTCCAACCCGCACAAGGCCAAGCGGGGCTTTCGGATCGCTCAGACGGTTTCCGCCGCGGGTATGGCGCTGGGGCATGGTCTCCAGGACGCGCAGAAGACGATGGGCATCGTGGTGATGGCGCTCGTCATCGGCGATGTGCAGGGGGCCGACGATCCGATTCCGGTGTGGGTGAAGATCGCTTGTGCGGTGATGCTCTCGCTGGGGACGTATGCGGGTGGGTGGCGCATCATGCGGACTCTTGGGCGGAAGATCATTGAGCTTGATCCGCCGCAGGGGTTCGCCGCGGAGACGACCGGGGCGTCGATCATGTTCACCACGGCGTTTCTGTTCAAGGCTCCGATCTCGACCACGCATGTGATCACTTCGGCGATCATGGGTGTCGGGGCGACGAAGCGGATCAATGCCGTGCGGTGGGGGGTCGCCAAGAACATTGTTCTGGGGTGGTTCATCACGATGCCGGCGGCGGGGTTTGTTGCTGCGTGCGCGTTCTGGGTTGTGAACGTGGCGTTCCTGTAG
- a CDS encoding carbonic anhydrase, with the protein MAGAVALGGAALAAVPASAATATPGAGPRTTPRTTTRPGTAEEALRELAAGNRRWRTFRERHPDETPAVRQSLTAGQQPFALVLGCIDSRVPPELVLDQGLGDLMTVRSAGEVLDEAVLGSVAYGVLELDIPLVVVLGHQSCGAVKAAVQADLTGGRLPRHIQYLADQINPYIDRTKDGDARVDSTIDAHIRAVRSRLAAEPDLAAKISAGELAVVGARYELTTQLVHRIA; encoded by the coding sequence ATGGCCGGAGCCGTGGCCCTGGGCGGCGCGGCCCTCGCCGCCGTCCCCGCGTCCGCCGCCACGGCCACGCCCGGCGCCGGCCCCCGCACCACGCCCCGCACCACGACCCGCCCCGGCACGGCCGAAGAGGCCCTGCGGGAACTGGCGGCCGGCAACCGCCGCTGGCGCACCTTCCGCGAGCGGCACCCGGACGAGACACCGGCCGTCCGGCAGAGCCTGACGGCCGGTCAGCAGCCCTTCGCCCTCGTCCTCGGCTGCATCGACTCCCGTGTGCCGCCCGAGCTGGTCCTCGACCAGGGCCTGGGTGATCTGATGACCGTCCGGAGCGCGGGCGAGGTGTTGGACGAGGCCGTGCTCGGCAGCGTGGCGTACGGCGTGCTCGAGCTGGACATCCCCCTGGTCGTGGTCCTCGGCCACCAGTCGTGCGGTGCCGTGAAGGCGGCCGTCCAGGCGGACCTCACCGGCGGACGGCTGCCCCGGCACATCCAGTACCTGGCCGACCAGATCAACCCGTACATCGACCGCACGAAGGACGGCGACGCCCGCGTCGACTCGACCATCGACGCCCACATACGAGCGGTCCGCTCCCGCCTCGCCGCCGAACCCGACCTCGCCGCGAAGATCTCCGCCGGCGAACTGGCCGTCGTCGGCGCGCGCTACGAGCTGACCACCCAGCTCGTCCACCGCATCGCGTGA
- a CDS encoding DUF47 domain-containing protein, which translates to MRFRLTPRETSFYDMFAASADNIVTGSKLLMELLGADPAGRAEIAERMRAAEHAGDDATHAIFHQLNSSFITPFDREDIYNLASSLDDIMDFMEEAVDLVVLYNVEELPKGVEQQIEVLARAAELTAEAMPNLRTMANLTEYWIEVNRLENQADQIHRKLLAHLFNGKYEAIEVLKLKQIVDVLEEAADAFEHVANTVETIAVKES; encoded by the coding sequence GTGCGCTTTCGTCTGACCCCCAGGGAGACGAGCTTCTACGACATGTTCGCCGCATCCGCGGACAACATCGTCACGGGCTCGAAACTCCTGATGGAACTGCTCGGGGCGGACCCCGCCGGCCGGGCCGAGATCGCAGAGCGTATGCGGGCCGCGGAACACGCAGGTGACGACGCCACCCATGCGATCTTCCACCAGCTGAACTCCTCGTTCATCACGCCCTTCGACCGCGAGGACATCTACAACCTCGCGTCCTCCCTCGACGACATCATGGACTTCATGGAGGAGGCCGTCGACCTGGTCGTCCTCTACAACGTCGAGGAACTGCCCAAGGGTGTCGAGCAGCAGATCGAGGTGCTCGCGAGGGCGGCCGAGCTGACGGCCGAGGCCATGCCGAACCTGCGGACCATGGCGAACCTCACCGAGTACTGGATCGAGGTCAACCGGCTCGAGAACCAGGCCGACCAGATCCATCGCAAGCTGCTCGCGCATCTCTTCAACGGCAAGTACGAGGCCATCGAGGTGCTCAAGCTGAAGCAGATCGTGGATGTGCTGGAGGAGGCCGCCGACGCCTTCGAGCACGTGGCCAACACGGTGGAGACCATCGCGGTCAAGGAGTCCTGA
- a CDS encoding phosphatase PAP2 family protein, which translates to MAGLAESGSNPDVDLLYDINGLAKDAPHWLDRTVEFVGEYGLLLAMMLLIVWCWWGVRRRPGGAEEAASSVAALIWAPLAAGVAVLVNVPIRGFVERPRPFLDHEGLEVLVSGKTDYSFVSDHATLTMAMAVGLFVAHRRFGLVGIGIALLEGFCRIYMGVHYPTDVVGGFALGTAVALLLSPVASMLLTPVLKAVDRSPRVGWVVRGRAARLGQRDGLISGTRTEAAAEERDLAA; encoded by the coding sequence ATGGCTGGACTCGCCGAATCCGGGTCGAACCCCGACGTCGACCTGCTCTATGACATCAACGGGCTGGCCAAGGACGCTCCGCACTGGCTCGACCGGACCGTCGAGTTCGTGGGCGAGTACGGGTTGCTGCTCGCCATGATGCTGCTGATCGTGTGGTGCTGGTGGGGAGTCCGGCGGCGGCCCGGCGGGGCCGAGGAGGCCGCGTCCTCCGTCGCCGCCCTGATCTGGGCGCCGCTCGCCGCAGGCGTCGCCGTACTGGTGAACGTGCCCATACGGGGATTCGTGGAGCGGCCCCGGCCCTTCCTCGACCATGAGGGGCTGGAGGTGCTCGTCTCCGGCAAGACCGACTACTCCTTCGTGAGCGACCACGCCACCCTCACGATGGCGATGGCCGTCGGGCTGTTCGTCGCCCACCGCAGGTTCGGGCTCGTCGGGATAGGGATCGCCCTGCTCGAGGGGTTCTGCCGGATCTACATGGGTGTGCACTATCCGACGGACGTCGTCGGCGGGTTCGCGCTCGGGACCGCGGTGGCCCTGCTGCTGTCGCCCGTCGCCTCCATGCTGCTCACCCCGGTGCTGAAGGCCGTCGACCGGTCGCCCCGGGTCGGATGGGTCGTGCGCGGCCGGGCCGCCCGGCTCGGACAGCGGGACGGGCTCATCTCCGGCACGCGGACCGAGGCCGCCGCCGAGGAGCGGGACCTCGCGGCCTAG
- a CDS encoding metal-sensitive transcriptional regulator produces MTTTEAGEPVAEPVAEPDHAPGTVHGYHKQKDEHLKRLRRIEGQIRGLQRMVDEDTYCIDILTQVSASTKALQSFALQLLEEHLRHCVADAALRGGDEIDAKVEEATKAIGRLLRT; encoded by the coding sequence ATGACGACCACAGAGGCCGGCGAACCCGTCGCCGAACCCGTCGCCGAACCGGACCACGCGCCCGGGACGGTCCACGGCTACCACAAGCAGAAGGACGAACACCTCAAACGCCTGCGCCGCATCGAGGGCCAGATCCGCGGCCTCCAGCGCATGGTCGACGAGGACACCTACTGCATCGACATACTCACCCAGGTGTCCGCCTCCACCAAGGCCTTGCAGTCGTTCGCGCTCCAGCTCCTGGAGGAACACCTGCGCCACTGCGTCGCCGACGCGGCACTCAGGGGCGGCGACGAGATCGACGCGAAGGTGGAAGAGGCGACAAAGGCCATCGGCCGCCTACTGCGCACCTGA